A portion of the Pedobacter cryoconitis genome contains these proteins:
- the tkt gene encoding transketolase, which translates to MDSNLNIEELAINTVRTLSIDAVQKANSGHPGMPMGAAPMGHVLYAHYMKYNPKNPDWANRDRFILSAGHGCMLQYSLLHLTGFNVTIDDLKNFRQLNSKTAGHPEYGLIDGVDVTTGPLGQGFANGVGFAIAQRHLAARFNRPGFDLFDYKIYAICSDGDMMEGVTSEAASLAGHLELGNLIYLYDDNHISIEGDTDIAFTEDVTKRFEAYNWHVQEISDGNDITAIINAVRNAKAEVHRPSLIKVRTQIAYGSPNKANTSGSHGSPLGADEIKLVKEFFGFDPEKSFFVPAEVDEFYQAAGKKGTEANEKWDELFAQYKVAHPELAEAYEQAFKGELPKDWKKSLPVFAPSKDKMATRQASGKVLNAIAASLPGLIGGSADLAPSTDTNLKEYTSFTPEDRTGRNFHFGIREHAMGSALVGMALTRGVIPFGATFLMFSEYMRPPIRLAAIMKIRPIFVYTHDSIGLGEDGTTHQPVEQLISLRSIPNITLIRPADANETAQAWRVALEHKDGPVALVFTRQGLPVLDQEKYGKAENLEKGAYILSEAEGTAELILIATGSEVALILDAQAKLKEEGIAARVVSMPSWELFEKQDAAYQEKVFPKAIRKRLAVETGSPLGWHKYVTDEGDIIAMHTFGESAPAEELYKVFGFTIDNVVTKAKALLGK; encoded by the coding sequence ATGGATTCGAATCTTAACATTGAAGAATTAGCAATTAATACTGTACGTACCTTATCAATTGATGCTGTACAGAAAGCGAACTCCGGACACCCGGGTATGCCTATGGGTGCTGCGCCAATGGGCCATGTATTGTATGCGCATTATATGAAGTATAATCCTAAAAACCCGGATTGGGCTAACAGGGACAGGTTTATTCTCTCGGCAGGGCATGGTTGTATGTTACAGTACAGTTTATTGCACCTTACCGGTTTTAATGTAACTATTGATGATCTTAAAAATTTCCGGCAGCTGAACAGTAAAACTGCTGGTCACCCTGAATATGGTTTAATTGATGGTGTTGATGTCACTACCGGGCCATTGGGACAAGGATTTGCGAATGGTGTAGGTTTCGCAATCGCACAAAGGCACCTTGCAGCAAGGTTTAACAGACCTGGATTTGATTTATTTGATTATAAAATTTACGCCATCTGTAGTGATGGTGATATGATGGAAGGGGTAACTTCTGAGGCTGCTTCTTTAGCGGGACATCTGGAACTGGGTAATTTGATTTATTTATATGATGATAATCATATCTCTATCGAAGGGGATACTGATATTGCCTTTACAGAAGATGTGACCAAACGTTTTGAAGCTTATAACTGGCATGTACAGGAAATAAGTGATGGAAATGATATTACCGCAATTATCAATGCGGTAAGAAATGCTAAAGCGGAAGTTCATCGTCCGTCATTAATTAAAGTGCGTACACAAATTGCTTATGGTAGCCCGAATAAAGCAAATACTTCAGGCTCTCATGGCTCTCCGCTAGGGGCAGATGAAATTAAGCTGGTTAAAGAGTTTTTTGGTTTTGATCCTGAAAAATCATTTTTTGTTCCGGCAGAGGTTGATGAGTTCTACCAGGCTGCGGGTAAAAAAGGAACTGAGGCGAACGAAAAATGGGATGAGTTATTTGCTCAGTATAAAGTGGCGCATCCTGAGCTTGCGGAAGCTTATGAACAGGCCTTTAAAGGTGAATTGCCAAAAGACTGGAAAAAATCCTTACCTGTATTTGCGCCCTCGAAAGATAAAATGGCAACCCGTCAGGCTTCGGGAAAAGTCCTGAATGCAATTGCTGCCAGTTTACCTGGATTAATAGGTGGATCGGCAGATTTAGCCCCATCTACGGATACAAATCTTAAAGAATATACTTCCTTCACACCAGAAGACCGTACCGGACGTAATTTCCATTTCGGTATCCGTGAACATGCGATGGGTTCTGCTTTAGTGGGAATGGCCTTAACCAGAGGTGTGATTCCTTTTGGGGCAACCTTCCTGATGTTCTCGGAGTATATGCGTCCGCCGATCCGTTTGGCAGCCATCATGAAAATCAGACCTATCTTTGTATATACTCATGATAGTATTGGTTTGGGAGAAGATGGAACTACACATCAGCCTGTGGAGCAATTAATATCCTTAAGGTCAATCCCAAACATAACTTTAATCCGTCCGGCAGATGCAAATGAAACAGCTCAGGCATGGAGAGTAGCGCTTGAACATAAGGATGGTCCAGTTGCGCTGGTATTTACCAGACAAGGTTTACCTGTGTTAGACCAGGAGAAATATGGTAAAGCAGAAAACCTTGAAAAAGGAGCATACATTCTTTCTGAAGCTGAAGGTACAGCGGAGCTTATCCTGATCGCAACTGGTTCGGAAGTTGCTTTAATTCTGGACGCACAGGCAAAATTAAAAGAAGAAGGAATTGCTGCCCGTGTTGTCAGTATGCCATCCTGGGAGCTCTTTGAAAAGCAAGATGCCGCCTATCAGGAAAAAGTGTTCCCGAAAGCTATTCGTAAACGTTTAGCGGTAGAGACTGGTTCGCCATTAGGCTGGCATAAATATGTAACCGACGAAGGAGATATCATTGCAATGCATACTTTCGGAGAATCTGCTCCTGCAGAAGAACTTTACAAAGTATTCGGTTTTACGATTGATAATGTAGTGACTAAAGCAAAAGCGCTGTTAGGTAAATAA
- a CDS encoding endo-beta-N-acetylglucosaminidase H: protein MNKKFNAILKKTAITSVSLVLLMASACKKDQPVNQTPDQNLSSNQTNAIGQAGPVGVCYVEVNSNDMLEVGKYKLANGKQLFDIGIIFAANINYNTTTQKAELFFNPQVTSVLNNRATKIKPLQDKGIKVMLSVLGNHQGAGFANFPNQAAAQAFAQQLSNAVTTYGLDGIDFDDEYSEYGKNGTGQPNSSSFVYLVTALRQLMPNKIISFYNIGPSAANLSYNGVTVGSKVNYAWNPYYSTYAVPNIPGLTKSQLGPAATDIQATSVTTATTNATRTVNEGYGVYLYYNLTGTNKSTYLSSISKALYGGQGTTYTP, encoded by the coding sequence ATGAACAAAAAATTCAATGCAATCTTAAAGAAGACTGCAATTACTTCGGTAAGTCTTGTCCTTTTAATGGCTTCAGCCTGTAAAAAGGACCAACCAGTCAATCAAACTCCTGATCAGAATCTTTCTTCCAATCAAACGAATGCCATAGGCCAGGCCGGACCTGTTGGGGTTTGTTATGTAGAAGTAAACAGCAATGACATGCTAGAGGTTGGTAAGTACAAACTGGCAAATGGCAAACAGTTATTTGATATCGGAATAATTTTCGCTGCCAACATTAATTATAACACGACTACACAAAAAGCGGAGTTGTTTTTTAACCCTCAAGTTACCAGTGTATTAAATAACAGAGCTACCAAAATTAAGCCGCTTCAAGATAAAGGCATCAAAGTAATGCTTTCTGTTTTAGGTAATCACCAGGGGGCTGGTTTTGCTAACTTCCCTAACCAGGCAGCTGCACAGGCATTTGCGCAACAATTGAGTAATGCTGTGACTACTTATGGTTTAGACGGAATTGACTTTGATGATGAATATTCAGAATATGGTAAAAATGGAACGGGACAACCAAATTCAAGTTCTTTTGTATACCTGGTTACTGCACTTCGTCAGTTAATGCCAAATAAAATTATATCATTTTATAATATCGGGCCTTCAGCTGCTAACTTATCTTACAATGGCGTAACGGTTGGTTCTAAAGTGAACTATGCATGGAACCCATATTACAGTACTTATGCTGTTCCTAATATTCCAGGTTTGACTAAAAGCCAGTTAGGCCCTGCTGCGACTGATATCCAGGCAACCAGCGTAACTACTGCAACTACAAATGCAACCAGAACTGTAAACGAGGGCTATGGTGTTTATCTATACTATAATCTGACAGGTACGAATAAAAGCACTTACTTATCAAGTATATCAAAAGCACTATACGGTGGTCAGGGTACAACCTATACTCCATAG
- a CDS encoding glycoside hydrolase family 97 protein produces the protein MSKTIQLLCFALLFQTAAFSKDYILRSPDKKITINISVGKNITWSVLKDQELLIKPSAMRMILKDGINPGIIPVVSKTISKAVNQTIVSVIPVRNKLIPEVYNELRLQMKGNYAIEFRAYNDGVAYRFVTNLGPQPIEVNDEKVAFNFHENCQIYLPKEDNAELQSHYEGDFKPSKLQEIPAEHYGYLPLYVATPAGTKMVITEADLHDYPNLFLYGTGTKTLTGRFPKVILEASPKPNSDRAEVIGRKANYHAKTTGNRTFPWRTIIITSSDKELLENEMVYKLARPNILANTDWIKPGKVAWDWWNDNNIYGVNFKSGINTETYKYYIDFASAYGLEYIILDEGWSKSTTDLLAPNPQLDIEGLVKYATTKNVGVILWALWKPLDQHMEAILDQYVKWGVKGVKVDFMARADQYMVNFYERAAQETAKRKLLLDLHGAYKPVGLNREYPNVINYEGVKGMENNKWEETITPVHNTTLPFTRMVAGPMDYTPGAMLNSNKDEFHVSMTSPMSRGTRAHQTSMYVLYDSPLQMLCDNPSNYLREPVYTHYIARFPTVWDKTIALEGKISEYAVVARKNGNNWYIGGMTNWDARGFDIPLTFLDGKKYKIEILQDGINVGKHAADYQIISKEVVAGEILHIDMAAGGGYAAILTPIG, from the coding sequence ATGTCAAAAACAATTCAATTATTATGCTTTGCGCTGCTCTTTCAAACAGCAGCATTCTCTAAAGACTATATTTTACGGTCACCAGATAAAAAAATCACCATCAATATTTCAGTTGGTAAAAACATTACCTGGTCAGTGCTCAAAGATCAGGAACTACTGATTAAACCCAGTGCAATGCGCATGATTTTAAAAGATGGAATAAACCCTGGCATTATACCTGTGGTGTCTAAAACCATCAGTAAAGCTGTGAATCAAACTATTGTCTCTGTTATACCGGTTCGCAACAAGCTCATCCCCGAAGTCTATAATGAACTGAGGCTCCAGATGAAGGGCAACTATGCAATTGAATTCAGAGCTTATAATGATGGTGTTGCCTATCGTTTTGTAACTAACCTGGGCCCGCAGCCCATTGAGGTCAATGACGAAAAAGTAGCTTTCAACTTCCATGAGAATTGCCAGATCTATCTTCCTAAAGAAGATAACGCCGAATTGCAATCCCATTATGAAGGTGATTTTAAGCCTTCAAAACTTCAGGAAATTCCCGCTGAACACTATGGATATCTGCCTTTGTACGTGGCGACACCGGCAGGAACTAAAATGGTCATTACAGAGGCCGATCTTCATGATTACCCCAATCTATTTTTGTATGGAACCGGTACAAAAACATTAACTGGCCGTTTTCCTAAAGTGATTCTGGAGGCCAGTCCAAAACCAAACTCAGATCGTGCAGAAGTGATCGGCAGAAAAGCAAATTACCATGCAAAAACGACCGGAAACAGGACTTTCCCCTGGAGAACAATCATCATCACTTCTTCTGATAAGGAACTACTGGAAAATGAAATGGTTTACAAGCTCGCCAGACCAAACATACTGGCCAATACCGATTGGATCAAACCGGGCAAAGTAGCCTGGGACTGGTGGAATGACAACAATATTTACGGTGTAAACTTTAAATCAGGTATAAATACTGAAACCTATAAATACTATATAGATTTTGCCTCAGCTTATGGCCTGGAATATATTATTCTCGATGAAGGCTGGTCAAAATCAACCACCGACCTGCTTGCGCCAAACCCACAGCTGGATATTGAAGGCTTGGTTAAATATGCCACCACCAAAAATGTAGGGGTAATTTTATGGGCATTATGGAAACCGCTCGATCAGCATATGGAGGCTATCCTGGATCAATATGTGAAATGGGGCGTTAAGGGAGTGAAAGTAGATTTCATGGCAAGAGCAGATCAGTATATGGTCAATTTTTATGAGAGAGCAGCTCAGGAAACCGCTAAACGGAAACTCTTGCTGGATTTGCATGGAGCTTATAAACCAGTAGGGCTCAACCGGGAGTACCCTAATGTGATTAATTATGAAGGGGTCAAAGGCATGGAAAACAATAAGTGGGAAGAAACCATCACCCCGGTTCATAATACAACACTGCCCTTTACAAGAATGGTTGCCGGGCCAATGGATTATACACCAGGGGCAATGCTAAACTCGAATAAAGATGAATTTCATGTGAGCATGACTTCTCCGATGAGCAGAGGAACCAGGGCACACCAAACTTCGATGTATGTTTTGTATGACAGCCCATTGCAGATGTTATGTGACAACCCTTCCAATTATTTAAGAGAGCCTGTTTATACCCATTACATTGCCCGTTTCCCTACTGTGTGGGATAAAACAATTGCATTGGAAGGTAAAATATCGGAGTATGCAGTTGTAGCCCGCAAAAATGGGAACAACTGGTATATCGGCGGGATGACCAACTGGGATGCCAGGGGCTTTGATATCCCCCTGACTTTCCTGGATGGTAAAAAGTATAAAATTGAAATCCTTCAGGATGGAATTAATGTCGGCAAACATGCTGCCGACTATCAAATCATCAGTAAAGAAGTAGTTGCCGGAGAAATCCTGCACATCGATATGGCAGCAGGTGGCGGATATGCCGCTATCCTGACTCCTATCGGTTAG
- a CDS encoding aminopeptidase P family protein — MFAKEVYQERRNKLKSAIGEGIILLPGNGESGMNFRDNTYHFRQDSCFLYFTGISRPDLCLIIDIDNDQEILFGDELTVDDIVWTGALETIEAQAEKASIAFTRKKTEVINALAGNRKVHFLPVYRAETSLKLMDWGLTGEASVPLIKAIVAQRSIKSEQEIQEIEKAIHISTLMQLKAQEIARPGVTENAVAAQLQAVAIANGGQLSFPSILTVNGEILHNHAGNTILKDGQMVLCDCGAENEMFYAGDLTRTFPVGKAFTPLQQDVYNIVLNAQLKAIEALQPGVLYKEVHLLASEHLVRGLTDLGLMKGDPKLAVAAGAHTLFFQCGLGHMMGLDVHDMENLGEEYIGYTAELKKSKDFGLKSLRLGKALEPGFVVTVEPGLYFIPVLIDSWAAENKHAQFINYDKVKQFRDFGGIRIEDDFLITATGSRLLGSPLIKTVAELHANR; from the coding sequence ATGTTCGCTAAAGAAGTCTACCAGGAAAGAAGAAATAAGCTTAAATCAGCAATAGGAGAAGGAATTATCCTTTTGCCTGGGAATGGGGAAAGCGGGATGAATTTCAGGGACAATACTTATCATTTTCGCCAGGATAGTTGTTTCCTTTATTTTACAGGGATCAGCAGGCCGGATTTGTGCCTGATCATTGATATTGATAACGATCAGGAGATTTTATTCGGGGATGAACTTACAGTAGATGATATCGTATGGACGGGGGCGCTTGAAACTATAGAAGCTCAGGCAGAAAAAGCAAGTATTGCCTTTACGAGAAAGAAGACTGAGGTTATTAATGCTTTGGCTGGCAACAGGAAAGTCCATTTTCTTCCGGTTTACAGAGCGGAAACTTCTTTGAAATTGATGGATTGGGGATTAACAGGTGAGGCTTCTGTACCCTTAATTAAAGCAATTGTAGCACAACGTTCCATCAAAAGTGAGCAGGAAATACAAGAAATAGAAAAGGCTATTCATATCAGTACCCTGATGCAGCTGAAGGCACAGGAGATTGCGCGTCCCGGGGTTACTGAAAATGCAGTTGCAGCCCAATTACAGGCAGTAGCTATTGCGAATGGCGGTCAACTTTCTTTCCCAAGTATTCTTACCGTAAATGGTGAAATTCTGCATAACCATGCGGGTAATACTATTTTGAAAGATGGACAAATGGTTTTGTGTGATTGTGGCGCAGAGAACGAGATGTTTTATGCCGGAGATTTAACACGTACTTTTCCGGTAGGTAAAGCTTTCACCCCATTGCAGCAGGATGTTTATAATATTGTGCTGAATGCACAGTTAAAAGCTATTGAAGCGCTTCAGCCTGGTGTACTTTATAAAGAGGTGCATTTGCTGGCAAGTGAACATTTAGTACGCGGACTCACTGATTTAGGCCTGATGAAAGGTGACCCTAAACTGGCAGTTGCAGCAGGAGCACATACTTTATTCTTCCAATGTGGTCTGGGGCATATGATGGGGCTTGATGTTCATGATATGGAAAATCTGGGAGAAGAATATATTGGCTATACAGCTGAACTGAAAAAAAGTAAGGATTTTGGATTAAAGTCGCTGCGTTTAGGTAAAGCGCTTGAACCGGGTTTTGTCGTTACCGTTGAACCAGGATTATATTTTATACCCGTATTAATAGATTCATGGGCTGCAGAAAACAAGCATGCTCAATTTATCAATTATGATAAAGTGAAGCAGTTCAGAGATTTTGGTGGAATAAGAATTGAAGATGATTTCCTGATTACAGCAACGGGAAGCCGTCTTTTAGGCTCCCCGCTGATCAAAACTGTTGCAGAATTGCATGCTAACCGATAG
- a CDS encoding RNA polymerase sigma-70 factor, whose product MDLMTSLKQGDQTAMDTIYKTHWEQVFDATYKRVGTEDIAQDITQDIFISLWEKRETLEIRETLSAYLLTSVKYRVINYFKANLTKEKYTEDLYALIGNTSPLHPTNELAVKEIHKELDQAIAELPERMRQIFSMSRKQEKSNNEISTELNLSLQTVKNQLTAALKIIRKRLAYLTVFFF is encoded by the coding sequence ATGGATCTGATGACTTCCTTAAAACAAGGCGATCAAACCGCAATGGACACCATTTACAAAACACACTGGGAGCAAGTATTTGATGCCACCTACAAACGTGTTGGTACAGAAGACATCGCACAAGACATCACCCAGGATATCTTCATCTCCCTCTGGGAAAAGCGCGAAACGCTGGAAATCAGAGAAACCCTTTCCGCTTACCTGTTAACGTCCGTAAAATACCGTGTCATTAACTACTTCAAAGCGAACCTGACTAAAGAAAAATACACAGAAGACCTTTACGCCCTGATCGGTAACACTTCTCCCCTGCACCCCACGAATGAACTGGCAGTCAAAGAAATCCACAAAGAACTCGATCAGGCAATAGCCGAATTGCCAGAGCGTATGCGCCAGATCTTTTCTATGAGCAGAAAACAGGAGAAATCGAACAATGAGATCTCCACAGAACTCAACCTCTCCCTACAGACTGTTAAAAATCAACTCACCGCAGCACTAAAGATTATCAGAAAAAGACTGGCCTATCTGACCGTGTTCTTCTTTTAA
- a CDS encoding FecR family protein, protein MEDKKLAEQLLKKYSDAKATPKEIEQVENWYNSYEGKNRVLSQHQKAIIERRMRINLQQHIQQKPEIKTALLRNNSFLQIAASIILVCSIGLAWWKIGSHPQQKLQPTLLTSSTQVNEKKTIILTDGSEITLSPSSRLSYPAKFATSFREIVLEEGEAFFKIAHEEKRPFNVQLPGKLYTKVLGTSFTIRAFKASNSLNISVSTGKVAVGNKSQVFGTLTKGQQITYDKNKGTAIISQTPVPDTRIAFESINLRQALQKLEYIYSIKIELAPASLGDLGCTATFHSKQKPEEILTIICSLYNLKYESNPAHQSFKIYK, encoded by the coding sequence ATGGAAGACAAAAAGCTTGCAGAGCAGCTGCTCAAAAAATATTCAGATGCCAAAGCGACCCCTAAAGAAATTGAACAGGTCGAAAACTGGTACAATTCCTATGAAGGAAAAAACAGGGTATTAAGTCAACACCAGAAAGCTATAATAGAACGCCGGATGCGCATTAACCTGCAACAGCATATCCAGCAAAAGCCTGAAATTAAAACAGCCTTACTCCGCAACAACTCATTTCTTCAAATTGCCGCCTCAATAATACTGGTTTGCAGCATTGGTTTAGCCTGGTGGAAAATTGGATCTCACCCGCAGCAAAAGCTACAACCAACTTTGCTCACTTCTAGTACTCAGGTCAACGAGAAGAAAACAATCATCCTGACTGACGGTTCAGAAATTACATTGAGTCCATCCAGCAGGCTGTCTTATCCTGCAAAATTTGCTACCTCATTCAGAGAGATCGTTTTAGAAGAAGGAGAAGCATTTTTTAAAATTGCGCATGAGGAGAAACGTCCGTTCAACGTACAGTTACCAGGAAAGCTTTATACAAAAGTGCTTGGTACATCTTTTACTATCCGCGCATTTAAAGCTTCCAATTCCCTGAATATTTCAGTTAGCACAGGTAAAGTGGCTGTAGGAAATAAAAGCCAGGTATTTGGTACGCTGACCAAAGGCCAGCAAATCACTTACGATAAAAACAAAGGAACAGCGATCATCAGCCAGACACCTGTTCCAGATACCAGGATCGCATTTGAAAGCATTAACCTACGGCAGGCGCTGCAAAAACTGGAATATATTTACTCCATAAAAATCGAACTGGCCCCAGCTTCCCTGGGGGATCTTGGCTGCACGGCAACCTTCCACAGCAAACAAAAACCAGAAGAAATTCTGACCATCATTTGCAGCCTGTACAATCTTAAATATGAAAGCAATCCAGCGCATCAATCCTTTAAAATCTATAAATAA